A portion of the Barnesiella propionica genome contains these proteins:
- a CDS encoding hybrid sensor histidine kinase/response regulator, with protein sequence MEQGKMSFDKEMSRLLQDQILFTESVYARLPMGIEIYDVQGILRSMNDYAQHMYGVDVDAVIGKVNLFDSPYVDDELEKKIKSGEDITLEFEYDFDRVNKEYFSTHNQNTIIYEVKIVSIRNKKGIIVGHMLLTNDVTATKEAEYRTEESKKNLEMAMEAANMSSWVYDVHKGEFGSLHGNAIVKDGMTLEGLQKMLHPQDRIIVTELFSRLIGKDIQQGYITVRVFNEEEMQYRHYESRMRLSTEHFGKLLIVGTQLDVTEKIRMAKKTQDLIAKRELAMQVSNIVHWDFDVRTGKFESYNDPVNDYASDKLLTVSEYLDVIHPEDRSSANDAIQSMLSGKKLNVDFTCRMQTKYDDSWQYCNIIGVPFEYDDDGSITRFTGFTQNISKLHRLNEELKERNYKMELTFKMVGMSYWDFDVENSQFRAFNDPVNDYHSEKSITPEAYIHVTHPDDVEIVRESIDCMLRGTNKEFSYQYRSRTKWDQEWQTLIVTGIPVEKNKKGRITRYTGISYNNTKWENIARELKDLKEKAELSDRLKSAFLANMSHEIRTPLNAIVGFSELMVNTDDQAEKEEYMEIIESNNELLLRLINDILDLSKIESGILERKREKFNLSKVCGELYTMIQPKITNPDVEFRLANSSPDCWIFLDRNRLKQVWMNYLTNAVKCTESGYIKMGYSIEKDGIKIYVEDSGVGIPEELQSRVFGRFQKLNEFAQGTGLGLAISRAIIEAAGGEVGFTSVPGVGSTFWARIPCEVNMEKNGGKNNNKGTSGVKAPLNGADGKEMKILIAEDNDSNYLLVQHILKNYHLTWVKNGAEAVNKVRDEHFNLVLMDLKMPVMGGVEATRRIREFNTGIPIIALTANAFDSDKASALDAGCNAFLSKPLKKDQLLELFR encoded by the coding sequence TATGCACAGCATATGTACGGTGTTGATGTCGATGCTGTGATAGGAAAGGTGAATCTTTTCGACAGTCCTTATGTCGATGATGAACTTGAAAAAAAAATAAAGTCCGGAGAAGATATTACTCTGGAATTCGAGTACGATTTCGATAGGGTAAACAAAGAATATTTCTCGACCCATAATCAAAATACTATAATTTATGAGGTAAAGATCGTATCTATACGGAATAAGAAAGGGATTATTGTAGGCCATATGTTGTTAACCAATGATGTAACAGCAACAAAAGAGGCGGAATATCGTACCGAAGAGAGTAAGAAAAATCTGGAAATGGCTATGGAGGCGGCTAATATGTCTTCCTGGGTGTATGACGTACATAAGGGGGAATTCGGTTCGTTACATGGAAATGCCATCGTCAAAGATGGTATGACATTGGAAGGGCTACAAAAGATGTTGCATCCACAGGACCGTATTATAGTGACAGAACTTTTTTCCCGGTTAATTGGTAAAGATATTCAACAGGGCTATATAACCGTACGTGTCTTTAATGAAGAAGAAATGCAGTACCGGCATTATGAGAGCCGGATGAGGCTGTCAACGGAACATTTTGGGAAATTACTGATAGTAGGGACCCAGCTGGATGTGACTGAGAAGATACGAATGGCTAAAAAAACTCAGGACTTGATAGCGAAACGTGAGCTGGCTATGCAGGTTAGTAATATCGTTCATTGGGATTTTGATGTGCGTACGGGAAAATTCGAATCTTATAACGATCCGGTCAATGATTATGCCAGCGATAAATTACTGACGGTTTCGGAATATCTGGATGTGATACATCCGGAGGACCGCTCATCTGCCAATGATGCGATACAATCAATGCTGTCGGGAAAGAAACTCAATGTCGATTTTACCTGTCGCATGCAAACGAAATATGATGATTCCTGGCAATATTGTAATATTATAGGTGTTCCGTTCGAATATGATGATGATGGCAGTATTACCCGATTTACGGGATTCACGCAAAATATTTCCAAACTCCATCGTTTGAATGAAGAACTAAAGGAACGAAATTATAAAATGGAACTTACATTCAAAATGGTAGGAATGTCTTATTGGGATTTTGATGTAGAGAATAGTCAATTTCGCGCATTTAACGATCCTGTAAACGATTATCATTCAGAAAAATCAATTACACCTGAGGCATATATACATGTTACACATCCGGATGACGTGGAGATAGTTCGTGAAAGTATAGACTGTATGCTTCGGGGTACTAACAAAGAGTTCAGTTACCAGTACCGTTCCAGAACTAAATGGGATCAGGAGTGGCAGACTCTTATTGTTACCGGTATACCCGTAGAAAAAAATAAAAAAGGGCGTATCACGCGTTATACGGGTATTTCATATAATAATACGAAATGGGAGAATATCGCCAGGGAGTTGAAGGATCTGAAAGAAAAGGCAGAACTTTCCGATCGTCTTAAGTCGGCTTTTCTGGCTAATATGAGTCATGAAATACGTACTCCCCTGAATGCTATCGTCGGATTCTCCGAACTTATGGTGAATACGGACGATCAGGCCGAGAAAGAGGAATATATGGAGATTATCGAATCTAATAATGAGTTATTGCTACGACTAATCAATGATATTCTGGACTTGTCTAAAATAGAATCGGGAATTTTAGAACGTAAACGGGAGAAATTCAATTTATCCAAAGTGTGTGGTGAATTATATACTATGATTCAGCCGAAGATCACGAATCCTGATGTTGAATTTCGTCTGGCTAATTCCAGCCCGGATTGTTGGATATTTTTGGATAGGAACCGGCTTAAACAGGTGTGGATGAATTATCTTACCAATGCAGTGAAATGTACGGAATCGGGATATATCAAGATGGGGTATTCTATTGAGAAGGACGGCATTAAAATTTATGTAGAGGATTCGGGGGTGGGAATACCCGAGGAATTGCAGAGCCGGGTTTTCGGTCGGTTTCAAAAACTTAATGAGTTTGCTCAGGGTACAGGCCTCGGGTTGGCTATTTCCCGGGCTATTATCGAAGCGGCAGGGGGAGAAGTGGGATTTACTTCTGTTCCCGGTGTCGGGTCGACATTCTGGGCACGAATTCCCTGTGAAGTAAACATGGAAAAGAACGGGGGTAAGAATAATAATAAGGGAACTTCGGGTGTTAAAGCTCCGTTGAATGGGGCTGACGGTAAGGAAATGAAGATATTGATAGCGGAAGATAATGATAGTAATTACTTGTTAGTACAGCATATTCTCAAGAATTATCATCTTACCTGGGTGAAAAATGGGGCAGAAGCAGTGAATAAAGTACGTGATGAACATTTTAATCTTGTTTTGATGGATTTGAAAATGCCAGTCATGGGAGGTGTGGAAGCGACCCGGAGAATTAGGGAATTCAATACAGGCATTCCGATTATTGCTCTTACTGCCAACGCTTTCGATTCGGATAAGGCCAGTGCTTTGGATGCAGGATGTAATGCTTTTTTATCCAAACCGTTGAAAAAAGATC